The sequence ggaagagaggatCTACCTGGAAGTTGGGCCTCCGGAGCGGCTCGGAGGCGGCGTCTCCAGGCACCTGCTTGCTCTTCGTCTCCTGAGGGCACGGGGCGTCTTTCTCCCCCGATTCCTCCAGCTGCCCGGGCTCCTCCTGCCTGTCAGCTCCTGACCTCCGTGGTGGTGGCTGGGGCTGGCTGGCCTCCGCAGGGCCCGGGAGCGCCTTGCTCTCCGCTTCGTCCCCATCTCTCCGCAGGCGGATCAAGCCCCTGCTGCCGGTGGCGGGTGAAGTGACCCCACAGGCTGGCAGGGGCTCCTGGGGGTCTCTGCCGTCCCAGGGGGAGCAGCTGCTGAGGGTGCGAGGCCCCAGAGAGCACTGCACAGCCTTGTCCACCCGCGGGCTCACCTGCACGCCCACCTCCTTGGTGTTGGGCTTGCACAGCCGCGGGCTCAGGCTGGGGTTCATCTGGGAGAGAATGGCCTTAAGCTGCGCCCTCTTGTAAGGGTCAATGCAGTAGTCAGGGGCGTTCGCGGGCACCAGCAGCCCTGGCCTGGCCAGAAAAGTGGGAGGACCCATATTTTGCCTCCAGTCGGGCTGTTTGTGCCCTGAGAGTCCAGGCTGGCCCAAAGGCACTGTGTTCCCATAACCCTGGTACAAGCCATAGGGAACACGGACAAAGCGCTCCATCCGCTCTCAGGTGCTCAGGCGCAGTCTAATATCCTAGCCAGTTTGTTTGGGTCCTTATTTTGCCTTCCTCCTTCATCTACCCCTTCTTTCTCCTCATCAGGTTGGTTCAGATTCATTCCTGGCTTCTCCATTTATTTCAGATTCTAATGGGAGCTGCTGCTTATTACCCTGATTGAGGGAGAGAAGCTCTATCTACAGATGTCTAATTGCCACCTGATTCCTACCTAATTGCTTTTCCCTACCTCTTCAATTCACTGTTCGGGAATCTTTTTTTCAAAGCTGTTTTTCATTTCCAGCTTATTCACACATATGCTTTAATTAGTGATTAATTCATATATTCCTGTAGTGACCATTCTAAAGATCCTTTGTAAGGTAATGTGGTAATGTAAGATAATGTTGTaaggtacagccattatggacaacagtatgaaggttccttAAAAAAGTTAATAGAAGTACCAGATAATCCAgtaatcccaccactgggtatttacccaaaggaaatgaaatcaatatccTGAAGAGATACCTTCACTTCCTTGTTCGTTGTAGCATTAtgcacaatagccaagttatggaaacaatctaagtgtctgTTAACAGAAAAATGGATAGAGAAATTGTGGCatgtatttatacaatggaatattattcagccttaaaacagGAGATCctgcccgggcgcggtggctcacacctgtaatcccagcagtttgggaggccgaggcaggcagatgacctaaggtcaggagttcgagaccaacctggccaacatggtgaaaccctgcctctaataaaaatacaaaaatcagccgggtatggtggcacgctcctgtaatcccagctactcgggaggctgaggctggagaatcacctgaacctgggaggcgaaggttgcagtgagctgagatcacaccactgcactccagtctgggcaaccgagagagcaagactccgtctcaaacaaacaaacaaacaaacaaaaaacaggagatcctgccatttgcaacaacttgGGTGAAACTGgggaacattatgctaagtgaaataagccagatagaAAAATACTGCATAAACTCACTGATACGTGGAATCTGAAAAAGTCAAatacatagaagcagaaagtagaatggtggttaccagggacaGGAAGTTGGGGGGAATGGAGAGAGACTGGTCAGAGCCTAAAATGTTACAGTTAGGTAGAATGAATGAGTCTAGAGATCTAATTTACAGCATAacgactacagttaacaatattgtattttatacTGAAAAGTTTCAAAGAGAAATTTCAGGTGCTCTCACCGCACACAAAAGAAAGGTAATTATGTGAAcagatggatatgttaattgcTTGACTATAGTAATCATCTCactgtgtacatatacatgttgtgcacattaaatatatacaacttttaggAAATaatggttttttgggtttttgtttgtttgcttgtttgaaatggagtttccttgctctgtctcccaggcaggagtgcagtggcatgattttggctcactgcaacttccacctctggggttcaagtgattcccccacctcagcctcccaagtagctgggattacaggcacatgccaccacacccagttaatttttgtatttttagtagagacagggttttgccatgttggccaggctggtctcgaactcctgacctcaggtgatctgcccaccttggcctcccaaagtgctgtgattacaggcgtgagccaccatgcccagctggaaataatgtttttaagaaaaattaaagcatatTGTAAATTGAATACAAATAGTAAATTGAGTAGCTGCGCTAGAAGAGAATAGGTGAGAAAGTCTATTATGGTGGAGCTAATAAGTGGCAAGTCCCTGGTACAAAGAGAACAAGAAACATAAAGGTATGGGGGGCTgtataaaatgacagaaaatgttATTTCTGAGACTTGTGTGACATGCCACAGGTTCTCATTAGTCCACTCCTAGTgagacacccctccccccaaaaaaaggggACAAAGCATATTGTTCTGATTTACAGGGTAAATAAATCACAGGTTAGTTAAGTGTGTGAAGTCAAATGGACTAGAATTCAAACCTGGGCCTTACTACCAGGCACATTACTTAACTACTTGATTCAGTATCCTCATCTGACAATACTGACCAATTTACAGGATTACTGTAAGATTAAACATGGTATTGCTTGAAAACCCAAAGCAGAATGCCTAACTCATAAAATGTTTGGTAAGTGGCAGCTGTTATTAGTAAGGATCACAGACGTATTTCTTTGCGAATTAGACTTAGAGCAAAAGCTTTAGAATCTATCTGCATTAGTAAGGCCTCCTTCTACAACTAAGGATTACTGATTATCAAACTAAAATGGTCCCTAAGGAACCAAGCGGAGCCCACCCTTTTTCTAATCCAAGGTTGCTTCTGTTTACTGCTCCAGCACCTTCTGGAAGCAGCAAGGCCCCCACGGGAGCAACTCTCACTGAATCCATTTGAAGGTTTTGTAGGTCTTACAACAAACCCTATTCAGCCTTGCATTAGGCATGTTACAGAACCAACGAATTCGGAGATGAAGTCAGGTCTTCCAGTTCAGCCTGCGAGGAAGACAGGTGATCCGAATCCTAAGAATGCAAAagatgggccgggtgtggtggctcatgcctgtaatcccagcgctttggaaggccgaggcaggcagatcacctgaggtcgggaggttgagaccagactgaccaacaacggagaaacctcgtctctacttaaaaatacaaagttagccgtgcgtggtggcgcatgcctgtattcccagctactcgggaggctgaggcaggagaaccacttgatccctggaggcggaagttgcggtgagcggagattgcgccattgcacaccagcccgggccacaagagcgaaactccgtctcaaaaaaaaaaaagcaaaagatactACCAAGGCCTGCGGAGCAAGGTACCTCACACTTCATGAGCGAGTTAAGATGGGTTTCACAATTTTTCAAGCAAGGAAACGGGCTCGGAGGTCTTGAACACCTGCTACCCATTAGCAGAACAGCTACTGGAACTAAAATCCTCTGATTTCAAATAACAGCCCCACCCACTACCACTAAGTGAAGTCATCCACAACAACACACCGACCACTCTAAGCTTTTGTAAGATCGGCTCGCTTTGGGGAACAGGTCTTGAGAGAACATCCCTTTTAAGGTCAGAACAAAGGTATTTCATAGGTCCCAGGTCGTGTCCCGAGGGCGCCCACCCAAACATGAGCTGGAGCAAAAAGAAAGGGATGGGGGACTTGGAGTAGGCATAGGGGCGGCCCCTCCAAGCAGGGTGGCCTGGGACTCTTAAGGGTCAGCGAGAAGAGAACACACACTCCAGCTCCCGCTTTATTCGGTCAGATACTGACGGTTGGGATGCCTGACAAGGAATTTCCTTTCGCCACACTGAGAAATACCCGCAGCGGCCCACCCAGGCCTGACTTCCGGGTGGTGCGTGTGCTGCGTGTCGCGTCACGGCGTCACGTGGCCAGCGCGGGCTTGTGGCGCGAGCTTCTGAAACTAGGCGGCAGAAGCGGAGCCGCTGTGGCTCTGCTGCGCCACTGCTGCGCCTCGGGTGTCTTTTGCGGCGGTGGGTCGCCGCCGGAAGAAGCCTGAGGGGACAGATTTGTGACCGGCGCGGTTTTTGTCAGCTTACTCCGGCCAAAAAAGAACTGCACCTCTGGAGCGGgttagtggtggtggtagtgggtgGGGACGAGCGCGTCTTCCGCAGTCCCAGTCCAGCGTGGCGGGGGAGCGCCTCACGCCCCGGGTCGCTGCCGCGGCTTCTTGCCCTTTTGTCTCTGCCAACCCCCACCCATGCCTGAGAGAAAGGTCCTTGCCCGAAGGCAAATTTTCGCCAAGCAAATTTGAGCCCCGccccttccctgggtctccattTCCCGCCTCCGGCCCGGCCTTTGGGCTCCGCCTTCAGCTCAAGACTTAACCTCCCTCCCAGCTGTCCCAGATGACGCCATCTGAAATTTCTTGGAAACACGATCACTTTAACGGAATATTGCTGTTTTGGGGAAGTGTTTTACAGCTGCTGGGCACGCTGTATTTGCCTTACTTAAGCCCCTGGTAATTGCTGTATTCCGAAGACATGCTGATGGGAATTACCAGGCGGCGTTGGTCTCTAACTGGAGCCCTCTGTCCCCACTAGCCACGCGTCACTGGTTGGCGTGATTGAAACTAAATCGTATGAAAACCCTCTTCTCTAGTCGCACTAGCCACGTTTCGAGTGCTTAATGTGGCTAGTGGCACCGGTTTGGACAGCACAACTGTAAAATGTTCCCATCCTCACAGTAAGCTGTTATCGTTCCAGGAGATGGGACTGAAttagaattcaaacaaattttcCAGCGCTTCTGATTTTTACCTCAGTCACATAATAAGGAATGCATCCCTGTGTAAGTGCATTTTGGTCTTCTGTTTTGCAGACTTATTTACCAAGCATTGGAGGAATATTGTAGGTAAAAATGCCTATTGGATCCAAAGAGAGGCcaacattttttgaaatttttaagacACGCTGCAACAAAGCAGGTATTGACaaattttatataactttataAATTACACCGAGAAAGTGTTTTCTAAAAAATGCTTGCTAAAAACCCAGTACGTCACAGTGTTGCTTAGAACCATAAACTGTTCCTTATGTGTGTATAAATCCAGTTAACAACATAATCATCGTTTGCAGGTTAACCACATGATAAATATAGAACGTCTAGTGGATAAAGAGGAAACTGGCCCCTTGACTAGCAGTAGGAACAATTACTAACAAATCAGAAGCATTAATGTTACTTTATGGCAGAAGTTGTCCAACTTTTTGGTTTCAGTACTCCTTATACTCTTAAAAATGATCTAGGACCCCCGGAGTGCTTTTGTTTATGTAGCTTAccatattagaaatttaaaactaagaatttaaggctgggcgtggtggctcacgcctgtaatcccagcactttgggaggccgaggtgggcggatcacttgaggccagaagtttgagaccagcgtggccaacatggcgaaaccctatctctactaaaaatacaaaaaaatgtgctgggtgtggtggtgcgtgcctgtaatcccagctacacgggaggcggaggcaggagaatcgcttgaaccctggaggcagaggttgcagtgagccaagatcatgccactgcactccagcctgggccacatagcatgactctgtctcaaaacaaacaaacaaaaaactaagaatttgaagttaatttacttaaaaataatgaaagctaACCCATTGCATATTATCACAACATTCttaggaaaaataactttttgaaaaCAAGTGAGTggaatagtttttacatttttgcagttctctttaatgtctggctaaATAGAGATAGCTGGATTCACTTATCTGTGTCTAATCTGTTATTTTGGtagaagtatatgaaaaaaaattaacctcacgttgaaaaaaggaatatcttaatagttttcagttactttttggtatttttccttGTACTTTGCATAGATTTTTCAAAGATCTAATAGATATACCATAGGTCTTTCCCATGTCGCAACATCATGCAGTGATTATTTGGAAGATAGTGGTGTTCTGAATTATACAAAGTTTCCAAATATTGATACATTGCattaaacagtattttaaaaatcgcATTCATTAATATCACCATGGATGTCAGAAAAGTCTTTTAAGATTGGGTAGAAATGAGCCACTGgaaattctaattttcatttgaaagttCACATTTTGTCATTGACAACAAACTGTTTTCCTTGCAGCAACAAGATCACTTCATTGATTTGTGAGAAAATGTCTACCAAATTATTTAAGTTGAAATAACTTTGTCAGctgttctttcaagtaaaaatgactTTTCATTGAAAAAATTGCTTGTTCAGATCACAGCTCAACACGAGTGCTTTTCTAGGCAGTATTGTACTTCAGTATGCAGAAGTGCTTTATGTATGCTTCCTATTTTGTCAGATTATTAAAAGAAGTGCTAAAGCATTGAGCTTCGAAATTAATTTTTACTGCTTCATTAGGACATTCTTACATTAAactggcattattattattattatttttaacaaggaCACTCAGTGGTAAGGAATATAATGGCTACTAGTATTAGTTTGGTGCCACTGCCATAACTCATGCAAATGTGCCAGCAGTTTTACCCAGCACCATCTTTGCACTGTTGATACAAATGTCAACATCATGAAAAAGGGAAATGATTCCATAGCGTTATTATGAAAGTAGTTTTGAACTGTAATGGTAGAGGATGAATAGCTCACAATACAAATTTGTCATTTCCCTTTAAGAGAGAATTCCCATTTTATGTGAGAGTCCACATGTTCCTCATACCCATAGATTGGCCACATCTTGTGTACTCTTcagaattatttgaattttttgaattttatctgtggaatgtattcttttttttttctttttttttttttttttttttcttttttgagacacagtcttgctctgttgcccaggctggaatgcagtggcgtgatctcggctcactgcaaccaccgcctcctgggttcaagtgattctcctgtggcagcctccggagtagctgggactacaggcgtgtgccaccacgctcggctaattttttgtgtttttagtaaagatggggtttcaacgtgttagcaaGGTTGGTCTctatctgacctcgtgatctgcccgcctcagcctcccaatgtgttgggattacaggcgtgagccactgcacctggccgaattTTATCGTGGAATGTATTCTTAATGTGAATAGTTTTTGATTCCGAACcatgaataataagaaaataaataaaatttaaatgaaaataaaagctaatATATATAGCTTTTAATAATATAGTTAAATGCCATCTTGTAACTTTTCTGAACTCTTGTTACACCTTTCTATAGATTCGCAAGAGAATGGATTAATGATCTTGTTTAATTAATATGCCTTAACAAAAGTAATCCATAGTCAAGAtcttaagcatttttttccttatgaTCTTTAACTGTTCTGGGTCACAAATTTGTCTGTCACTGGTTAAAACTaaggtgggattttttttttaatagatttagGACCAATAAGTCTTAATTGGTTTGAAGAACTTTCTTCAGAAGCTCCACCCTATAATTCTGAACCTGCAGAAGAATCTGAACATAAAAACAACAATTATGAACCAAACCTATTTAAAACTCCACAAAGGAAACCATCTTATAATCAGCTGGCTTCAACTCCAATAATATTCAAAGAGCAAGGGCTGACTCTGCCACTGTACCAATCTCCTGTAAAAGAATTAGATAAATTCAAATTAGACTTAGGTAAGTAATGCAATATGGTAGACtggggagaactacaaactaggAATTCAGGCAAACCTGTGTTAAAATCTTAGCTCATTCATTAATTGTGTCATGCTGGGCAAATCAGTCTCTCTGGCCTCTTTTTCCTCACTCGAAAAATGGAGACGATGAAAATAATGTCTCATAGGTttggattaaattaaataatgtagGTACTTAGTAAATGTTCTCTTTCATCCCTCCTTTGATAAATTTGCCAACTGAGATTTGCTGAATTACGTCTTTCTTATGCCAAAAAAACCTAGGACTTGTTTTGATGTTAATTAAACTAAACTATATTTCTGCAGGCTATCACAGAGGACAGAGATTATTTTACCGATATACTATAAGTATCATGATTTGGAAGGAGTTTCCCTGGCGTAGGTGCCGCATGTTTCTAAGCAATTATGTAATAAGATTATATATTCAGTCATTCAAATAATTATTACCTACTTGACATAAGTAATGaactttcccttttcttcagaGTGTTAATCTCTAGTAAGGGGAATAAAGAGTACACAGATAAAGTATAGTGTAAGGTTGAATGTAGTATGtgctaagagaaaaatataaaaaagtataatGAGAGTtgagaagaaagagcaaataGTATTGGGCAAAGTTAGGCAATTATTCCTTTGAGCTAAACCTTGAAGGATAGGTGAGAGATTAAGAAATTTGAAGATGTGGTAGAGTGATaatgttctaggcagagggaacaacatGAGGAAGAATATGTAGTTTGTTCAGGAAATAGCAAGTAATTCAGGTTGGCTTTGGTTGTTTTGTGTCTGAAAGGGACCAAGAGACAAGGCAAAAAGGCAGACTAAAGGCAGGCATTGAATGCCAagctaaagaaattgaatttgtttggttggttgttgaGCAGAGAAATCACATGcaaatttcatcatgctacttaTTGTGTCAAACCTTAGATCACCTCCCTTTGTCCTTATAGCAAAATCTAAACTTGATATGGCTTTCAAGTTCCTTTGTGATCAGGCCCCTGATTTACACTCTTGGCTCAGCTTGCCATATTCATCCTCTCACCTATCTTCATTTGCCATTCATTCCTACTGAATTTCTTTTCGTTACGAAAACCACAATGCTCTCTGGCTCTTTATTAAACATATTGTTACCTCTACCCACAACTTACTTTTTCCCTACTTTTTGTCTAGCTAATTTGCGTGCTCGTCTTTCAGATCTTGGCTTATTTCTGCTTCTGAGAAATACTTCCTGTCTGCCCTCGTTGAGCTTCTAGTGAAGGAGACATACATAAGCAATTATAGTGTGATACATGCTTTGAAAGAAATTCATGGCTATAGGGAGTGCATATACAAAGGGAATATAGGTAATgggcaaatatttacatgtatgttaTTGGATACTAAATGGTATACATaggattcagtaaatatttgtagagtGAGTATTAGTATTATTTGCTTTAGAAAGCCCAATGATCAAACAGCAGTCTTTGGAGATAACGTTTTTCAAAATGTCATGTCTGTGCCATTAGAATCTTCTAGACTGCTCATTGAAAGGACAGATTCCAGGCCCCACTCTGAATctcttaatttataatttttggaaATGTTGCCCATGAGTCTACATTTTAAACTACCTGAATGATCCCTATAGAAAGAGAAAACTGGAGGTAGGAAGATCAGTTAGGGGATGTGTAATGGTCTAGGTGATAGAGACAAGTGCCTGAATTACAGTAATAACAGTGAAAGTAAATATGGGACATAAAACTATAGGACCTTGCAGTAGTCTAGATATGGAGGAttcaaaaaaaggaacaaatgacAGGGCAAAGCATATGCAGAACACAGTAGTAACAGTCATAGAAATGGATAAGGGAGTCATCCATTCTGCAAATACTTACTGCTTACTTGTGTCTGGCAACCTGCTCGGCATTAAGGATACAAATGTGAATAAGATGTCCTTTGACCTCTAAGTACTCAGTCTTGTAAGCACGTCTTGTAAgcacatcttggttgcttccataaaaataaatacactagTGTGATATGTTATAAGAGCATGTACCAAGTGCATGAAAAGTGAGCAGCCATCTCTCTGGTTGGTCAGAAAAAGCTCCATAAAGCAGTTTTTGCTGAATCTTGAAAGATATACCTAAGGTCAAATGGTTAATTCTTTAATCATAACCTGCTAGAATTGATCTGTAACCAAGGAAGGATAGTAAGGAATTAATAAGGCCactctcaactcactgcaaaggAGTTAACTTTTTGAAGGCTATAATACATAAATCTGCTGACTAGTCTCTTGAGACCTTTTGCTTTTACATTTACTTTCGATTCAGTATTGAAAAGTAAGAGTAATAGACTTAAGCTGTGTTTTTCAACCTGTTTTGTTCAGTTCTAACatgtaatatttttttaaaaattattcctaaaGTTCTATG comes from Pan troglodytes isolate AG18354 chromosome 14, NHGRI_mPanTro3-v2.0_pri, whole genome shotgun sequence and encodes:
- the ZAR1L gene encoding protein ZAR1-like, which translates into the protein MERFVRVPYGLYQGYGNTVPLGQPGLSGHKQPDWRQNMGPPTFLARPGLLVPANAPDYCIDPYKRAQLKAILSQMNPSLSPRLCKPNTKEVGVQVSPRVDKAVQCSLGPRTLSSCSPWDGRDPQEPLPACGVTSPATGSRGLIRLRRDGDEAESKALPGPAEASQPQPPPRRSGADRQEEPGQLEESGEKDAPCPQETKSKQVPGDAASEPLRRPNFQFLEPKYGYFHCKDCKTRWESAYVWCISGTNKVYFKQLCCKCQKSFNPYRVEAIQCQTCSKSHCSCPQKKRHIDLRRPHRQELCGRCKDKRFSCGNIYSFKYVM